A genomic window from Cutibacterium acnes includes:
- a CDS encoding serine hydrolase translates to MPFPYQDELSTYLNTRDGEQSVAMRVHGQREIQVFNHGATTYITASIIKLAIMETVMIQAVGEKRQLTEGEKNLLVPMIENSSNDAATALWKKVGKADGVRTAMRRMGATHTTFDPEGRWGLTSTTAADQVALADHIFCPNTIIPESMRAYARELMSNVEDDQNWGMTAGMKSPFVKNGWLSLDDGWHVNSVASTGTAGYTVVGLTHSATASMDDLVETIEGMARIIARHQPRSVTTPSSSTAPTQTTAPKPQGVEDDHGHVSFRAPGTRDIWIQAF, encoded by the coding sequence GTGCCCTTTCCCTACCAGGATGAGCTGAGCACATACCTCAATACCCGTGACGGGGAGCAGTCCGTGGCGATGCGGGTGCACGGTCAGCGCGAAATCCAGGTTTTCAATCACGGTGCGACCACCTACATCACCGCCTCCATCATCAAGCTGGCGATTATGGAAACCGTGATGATCCAGGCTGTTGGCGAGAAGCGTCAGCTCACCGAGGGCGAGAAGAACCTTCTAGTTCCCATGATCGAGAATTCGAGTAACGACGCTGCGACTGCGCTGTGGAAAAAGGTTGGCAAAGCTGATGGGGTCCGCACGGCGATGCGTCGTATGGGAGCCACCCACACTACCTTCGATCCTGAGGGCCGTTGGGGTCTGACATCGACGACTGCCGCCGATCAGGTCGCACTTGCTGACCACATTTTCTGCCCCAACACCATTATTCCCGAGTCCATGCGTGCGTACGCCCGTGAACTCATGTCCAACGTCGAAGACGACCAAAACTGGGGCATGACGGCGGGCATGAAATCCCCTTTCGTCAAGAACGGTTGGCTGTCGCTCGACGATGGTTGGCACGTGAATTCAGTGGCCTCCACCGGGACTGCGGGATATACCGTCGTCGGTCTGACCCATTCCGCTACAGCGTCCATGGACGATCTCGTAGAAACCATCGAGGGAATGGCGCGGATCATTGCCCGCCATCAGCCTCGTAGCGTCACAACTCCTTCCTCATCAACGGCGCCGACCCAGACCACCGCCCCGAAGCCTCAGGGCGTCGAAGATGATCACGGGCACGTTTCCTTTCGAGCACCGGGCACCCGGGATATCTGGATCCAAGCGTTCTGA
- a CDS encoding copper homeostasis protein CutC — protein MALLEVICLHEHDAKRAAAGGADRIELVGTMDDGGLAPSPELLARTLSAVHIPVRPMLRLDGGFRADPRRRDEILRLASAYRDLGADGPVLGFLDEATGVDVETVIELTEGCQRWTFHRAIDNCLEPDKAWAQLLGLHGLDQVLTAGSPRGVEHGLDDLIARASADLRVADLIMAGGGLRAEHVPWLYRAGVRAFHIGSPARPQGSWKAWVDADLVRSWRDLLDRLAG, from the coding sequence ATGGCATTGCTTGAGGTCATCTGTCTGCACGAACACGACGCTAAGCGGGCAGCGGCGGGAGGCGCCGATCGCATCGAGTTGGTCGGCACGATGGATGACGGTGGCTTGGCGCCCAGCCCCGAATTATTGGCACGTACCCTCAGTGCTGTCCACATCCCGGTGCGTCCCATGCTGCGTCTGGACGGTGGGTTTCGGGCTGATCCGCGTCGTCGTGACGAGATACTGCGTTTGGCCAGTGCGTACCGCGATCTGGGAGCTGACGGTCCGGTGCTGGGGTTTCTTGACGAAGCCACCGGAGTCGACGTCGAGACTGTCATCGAGTTGACGGAGGGGTGTCAGCGTTGGACTTTCCACCGCGCTATTGATAACTGCCTGGAGCCGGACAAAGCATGGGCGCAATTGCTTGGCTTGCATGGGCTTGACCAGGTGCTGACAGCGGGATCGCCGCGAGGAGTTGAGCACGGCCTGGACGATCTCATTGCCCGAGCTTCAGCGGATCTTCGGGTAGCCGACCTCATTATGGCTGGTGGCGGGTTGCGCGCTGAACACGTCCCGTGGCTGTATCGGGCCGGCGTCCGGGCCTTCCACATCGGTAGCCCTGCACGGCCCCAAGGGTCATGGAAAGCGTGGGTGGATGCTGACTTGGTGAGGTCCTGGCGAGATCTCCTCGACCGCTTGGCCGGATGA
- the serC gene encoding phosphoserine transaminase — translation MNSAVIDDMICKDRIMAQPMIPRDLLPSDPRFGCGPSRIRREVVASLSEPGSVMGTSHRQPPVRHVVAAIREELTELYNLPTDYEVALGNGGATLFWDMATVSLVEKRAATGVYGEFTRKFSSALQRAPFLADPAVFQAEPGKLALPKAVSDVDTYAWAHNETSTGVVAPVRRPNDIDDNSLVLVDATSAAGGVAADMSTIDAYYFSPQKNLSSDGGLWLAILSPAAIERSNRVTSSARWVPQMLDLSLAVTNSRADQTLNTPALATLVMLEAQCRWLLDQGGMAWAASRTASTSGILYRWAEDNPLTTPFVADPALRSPVVVTIDIDESVDAARLCARARDNGILDIEPYRKLGRNQIRIATFSSIEPSDVEALTACLDWLLENRD, via the coding sequence ATGAACTCCGCCGTTATAGACGACATGATCTGCAAGGATCGGATTATGGCTCAGCCAATGATTCCTCGTGACCTTTTGCCCTCCGACCCCCGATTCGGGTGTGGCCCATCTCGGATCCGACGGGAGGTGGTGGCCAGTCTGTCCGAACCGGGATCCGTGATGGGTACGTCCCATCGCCAGCCACCGGTCCGTCACGTAGTCGCGGCAATCCGTGAAGAGTTGACTGAACTGTATAACCTGCCGACCGATTATGAGGTGGCACTCGGCAACGGTGGAGCCACCCTTTTCTGGGATATGGCAACCGTCTCCCTCGTGGAAAAACGAGCCGCCACCGGCGTCTACGGGGAATTCACGCGAAAGTTCTCCTCAGCTCTGCAGCGTGCCCCCTTCCTTGCTGACCCCGCAGTATTTCAAGCCGAACCCGGCAAGCTCGCCCTCCCGAAGGCCGTCAGCGACGTTGACACCTACGCATGGGCCCATAACGAGACCTCCACCGGCGTCGTTGCCCCAGTCCGACGACCTAACGACATTGACGACAACTCCCTCGTTCTCGTTGACGCCACCTCGGCCGCCGGCGGCGTCGCGGCGGATATGTCAACCATTGACGCCTACTACTTTTCACCGCAGAAAAATCTGTCTTCAGATGGTGGATTGTGGCTTGCGATCCTGTCACCTGCAGCGATCGAACGCTCGAACAGAGTGACCTCCTCGGCCCGCTGGGTACCCCAGATGCTCGATCTGAGTCTCGCCGTGACGAACTCGCGAGCTGATCAGACCCTGAATACCCCGGCTCTGGCCACCCTCGTCATGCTCGAGGCGCAATGCCGTTGGCTACTCGATCAGGGCGGTATGGCGTGGGCTGCATCACGCACAGCGTCAACGTCAGGAATCCTCTACCGCTGGGCCGAGGACAACCCCCTAACGACCCCGTTCGTCGCTGACCCGGCGCTGCGCAGCCCAGTTGTCGTGACGATCGACATCGACGAGTCCGTCGACGCCGCACGACTGTGTGCCCGCGCCCGCGACAACGGCATCCTCGACATCGAGCCTTACCGCAAGCTAGGGCGCAATCAGATCCGAATCGCAACCTTCAGCTCAATTGAGCCGAGCGACGTCGAGGCTCTGACGGCATGCCTGGACTGGCTACTAGAGAACCGCGACTAA
- a CDS encoding DUF3027 domain-containing protein yields the protein MTQVTSKPRTATRTIKADATIAKAVDQAREAAEYRAGDFGVGEHVGTIAEGERVLTHLFECPHPGYRGWRWAVTMSRALRGRNVTVNEVVLVPGEDSLLASPWVPWRDRVRAGDIAAGTLMPTADNDPRLEPGYTGGELAADEDPAEWAATRAVASELGLGRERLLSREGRDSTAERWLAGEGGPDNATSHHAPASCVTCGYFVRLQHSLGRVFGVCSNEYSPSDGSVVHVDHGCGGHSDVVEKRRGIELPEPVFDTISVDESLFD from the coding sequence ATGACACAGGTGACGTCGAAGCCGCGCACTGCGACCCGAACTATCAAAGCCGATGCGACCATTGCGAAGGCTGTTGATCAGGCCCGGGAAGCTGCCGAGTACCGAGCTGGTGATTTCGGTGTGGGCGAGCACGTCGGGACTATCGCTGAAGGTGAGCGAGTCCTGACCCATCTCTTCGAGTGCCCGCATCCCGGTTACCGAGGATGGCGTTGGGCCGTGACAATGTCGCGTGCTCTACGTGGCCGTAACGTCACTGTCAATGAGGTTGTCCTCGTCCCTGGCGAGGATTCCTTACTCGCCTCCCCATGGGTGCCGTGGCGTGATCGGGTGCGTGCTGGTGACATCGCCGCAGGCACTCTCATGCCGACTGCTGACAACGACCCGCGTTTGGAACCTGGTTACACCGGCGGTGAACTGGCCGCAGATGAGGATCCGGCTGAATGGGCTGCTACTCGCGCTGTTGCTTCTGAGTTGGGTTTGGGACGGGAGCGACTGCTGTCGCGGGAGGGCCGTGACTCCACCGCCGAGCGCTGGCTCGCTGGTGAGGGCGGCCCGGACAACGCGACGAGCCATCATGCGCCAGCCAGCTGCGTGACCTGCGGGTATTTCGTGCGCCTACAGCATTCTCTGGGACGGGTTTTTGGGGTGTGCTCGAACGAGTACTCTCCCTCCGACGGTTCGGTGGTCCACGTCGACCATGGTTGCGGAGGCCACTCCGACGTCGTTGAGAAGCGTCGGGGGATTGAGCTCCCAGAGCCCGTTTTCGACACCATCTCGGTTGACGAGTCGTTGTTCGACTGA
- a CDS encoding DUF2530 domain-containing protein, which produces MTCHNNVAGHYDGAVSNHHLLTQANVAPVDENGVTVGIVGTIAFAVASLICWIMLDRLTETGYRDWLWICLTGTGLGVVGTAYCWQRSRH; this is translated from the coding sequence ATGACGTGTCACAACAATGTTGCAGGGCATTACGATGGAGCGGTGTCCAACCATCACCTGCTTACCCAGGCGAACGTCGCACCCGTTGACGAAAACGGGGTGACGGTCGGCATCGTGGGAACTATCGCCTTCGCAGTGGCATCCCTCATCTGCTGGATCATGCTCGACCGTCTCACCGAGACTGGTTACCGCGACTGGCTGTGGATCTGCCTGACGGGTACCGGCCTAGGTGTTGTCGGCACCGCATATTGCTGGCAGCGTTCCCGTCATTGA
- a CDS encoding cold-shock protein: protein MPTGKVRFYDATKGFGFLTKDGGGDVYVNASALPAGVNTLKPGQKVDFGIVEGRRGEQALSLQIIETPASLSKASRKKPQDMAVICEDLIKMLDKMGNGYRHGRHSDSRTAGAVAKMLRAVADELEL, encoded by the coding sequence ATGCCAACCGGAAAGGTGCGTTTCTACGACGCCACCAAGGGGTTCGGTTTCCTGACGAAGGACGGCGGCGGCGACGTGTACGTCAACGCTTCTGCCCTGCCCGCAGGGGTGAATACCCTGAAGCCCGGTCAGAAGGTTGATTTCGGGATTGTTGAGGGACGTCGAGGAGAGCAGGCCTTGTCCCTGCAGATCATCGAGACCCCTGCCTCGTTGTCCAAGGCGAGTCGCAAGAAGCCGCAGGACATGGCGGTGATCTGTGAGGACCTCATTAAGATGCTCGACAAGATGGGCAATGGTTACCGGCACGGGCGTCACTCTGATTCGCGCACTGCCGGCGCCGTGGCCAAGATGCTTCGTGCAGTCGCTGACGAGTTGGAGCTGTGA
- a CDS encoding NCS2 family permease, whose protein sequence is MPSNTASARFDQWFHLTERGSTTSREVRGGIVTFFTMAYILALNPLIIGTAADKNGKLLNGAPKFLDAAGTSLNTAGIDDNKIMVMAVTAFVAAIMTIAMGVWGRFPMGIATGLGINSLLAYVVAPTMTWSQAMGLVVWEGIFILVFVLTGVREMIFRAVPNSLRSAISVGIGLFIAFVGFVDSGVIRPGSGTPVTLGVGGSLEGWPILLCLFGFLLLVVLHQRHIKGSMLIAIIGTSLVGVAIEAVGNIGAQSDKNPTGWALNVPRLPGASDFRWPDLGLLGHVDLFGGFLANGHFRIGVFLGTLLVVFSLMLADFFDTMGTVVAIGDHAGLLDETGNPEHLKGILVVDALAAVAGGLGSASSATGYVESAAGVGEGARTGIASIVTGLGFLLAMFLSPIVSIIPSEAAAPVLVFVGFLMMAQVTRIDWKHVEEGLPAFLGMVLMPFAYSITTGIGAGLIMFCITKVIAGKARSVHPLLWVVALLFVVYFSQTLLMKLFGQL, encoded by the coding sequence GTGCCTAGCAACACCGCATCAGCAAGATTTGATCAGTGGTTCCATCTGACAGAACGTGGTTCGACGACGTCGCGCGAAGTTCGCGGCGGCATCGTCACCTTCTTCACGATGGCATACATCCTGGCTCTCAATCCTCTCATCATCGGTACCGCAGCGGATAAGAATGGCAAACTCCTCAATGGAGCTCCGAAATTCCTCGACGCTGCTGGCACCAGCCTTAATACTGCTGGCATTGATGACAACAAAATCATGGTGATGGCAGTGACTGCCTTCGTGGCTGCCATCATGACGATTGCTATGGGTGTCTGGGGACGATTCCCGATGGGTATCGCAACAGGCCTGGGCATTAACTCCCTGCTTGCCTACGTCGTCGCCCCGACGATGACGTGGTCTCAGGCGATGGGTTTGGTTGTCTGGGAGGGCATCTTCATTCTGGTGTTCGTCCTTACTGGTGTCCGGGAAATGATTTTCCGGGCTGTCCCTAATTCCTTGCGGTCGGCGATCAGTGTTGGAATTGGCCTGTTCATCGCTTTTGTGGGATTTGTGGATTCTGGCGTGATTCGCCCTGGCTCGGGTACCCCTGTCACCCTCGGAGTTGGTGGCAGCTTGGAGGGGTGGCCAATCTTGCTGTGCCTGTTCGGTTTCCTGTTGCTGGTGGTGTTGCATCAGCGTCACATCAAAGGGTCTATGCTCATCGCGATCATTGGCACCTCACTGGTGGGTGTGGCCATCGAGGCCGTGGGGAACATCGGTGCGCAAAGTGACAAGAACCCCACTGGCTGGGCCCTCAACGTGCCCCGTCTGCCCGGCGCCTCGGATTTCCGCTGGCCCGATCTGGGCTTGCTCGGTCATGTTGACCTCTTTGGTGGGTTCCTTGCCAACGGGCACTTTCGTATTGGTGTCTTCTTGGGCACCCTGCTGGTGGTGTTCTCCCTGATGCTTGCCGACTTCTTCGACACCATGGGGACGGTTGTTGCGATCGGTGACCACGCCGGGCTTCTTGACGAGACCGGCAATCCTGAGCACCTCAAGGGAATCCTGGTCGTTGACGCCTTGGCCGCGGTGGCTGGCGGTCTTGGCTCGGCGTCGTCGGCAACGGGTTACGTCGAGTCGGCTGCTGGCGTGGGAGAGGGAGCCCGCACAGGTATCGCCTCCATCGTCACCGGTCTGGGATTCCTGCTGGCGATGTTCCTGTCGCCAATCGTTTCGATCATCCCGTCCGAAGCAGCCGCACCGGTGCTTGTTTTCGTCGGGTTCCTCATGATGGCTCAGGTCACGCGCATTGACTGGAAGCACGTTGAGGAAGGCCTACCGGCCTTCCTAGGCATGGTGCTTATGCCGTTCGCCTACTCGATCACTACAGGTATCGGAGCTGGACTCATCATGTTCTGCATCACGAAGGTCATCGCTGGTAAAGCTCGCAGCGTGCATCCTCTGCTGTGGGTCGTTGCCCTCCTCTTTGTGGTGTATTTCAGCCAGACCCTCCTCATGAAGCTGTTCGGCCAGCTCTGA
- a CDS encoding DNA repair helicase XPB has translation MTSVPGPLIVQSDHTLLLEVDHPQADECRHAIAPFAELERAPEHIHTYRITPLGLWNAMAAGHDAEQVVDILMRYSRYPVASGLLIDVTETMSRYGRLRIEKHPTHGLVLVSTERAILTEVLRSKSVRGLVGNQIDDETAVVHPSQRGTLKQALLKLGWPAEDLAGYVDGEHHDIDLDEDGWSLRPYQKVAAQSFWDGGSGVVVLPCGAGKTVVGATAMSLARCTTLILVTNTVSARQWKEELVRRTSLAPDDIGEYSGSRKQVRPVTIATYQVITTKRHGVHPHLELFEARDWGLVIYDEVHLLPAPVFRMTADLQARRRLGLTATLVREDGHEDDVFTLIGPKRYDAPWKEIEAQGWIAPADCVEVRVSLSESDRMACAMAEPDVRYRMAATLPIKNKVVRDLVERHRGQPTLVIGQYVDQLEELAAELKCPIITGSTTPTRRQEIYQDFREGQIDLLVVSKVANFSIDLPSAEVAIQVSGAFGSRQEEAQRLGRLLRPKEGLVARFYAVVSRDTVDTDFASHRQRFLAEQGYSYRIIDADDLDALDRTA, from the coding sequence ATGACTTCTGTACCCGGCCCACTCATTGTCCAGTCCGACCACACTCTCCTGCTGGAGGTAGACCACCCCCAGGCAGACGAGTGTCGCCACGCTATAGCCCCATTCGCGGAACTAGAACGCGCCCCTGAACACATCCACACCTACCGGATCACCCCGCTGGGACTGTGGAATGCCATGGCTGCCGGCCACGACGCAGAGCAAGTCGTCGACATCCTCATGAGGTATTCGCGCTACCCGGTAGCCTCCGGCCTGCTCATCGATGTCACCGAGACGATGTCAAGGTATGGCAGGTTGCGCATTGAGAAGCACCCCACCCATGGGCTGGTATTGGTGTCGACTGAACGAGCCATACTCACCGAGGTGTTGCGTTCCAAGTCAGTGCGCGGTCTTGTCGGTAATCAAATCGATGATGAGACGGCTGTGGTCCATCCTTCGCAGCGCGGCACCCTCAAACAGGCGCTGCTCAAGCTGGGGTGGCCGGCTGAAGACCTCGCCGGTTACGTCGACGGCGAGCACCACGACATCGACCTTGACGAGGATGGTTGGAGCCTGCGCCCCTACCAGAAAGTAGCGGCGCAGTCTTTCTGGGACGGCGGATCTGGAGTCGTTGTACTGCCCTGCGGCGCTGGCAAAACGGTCGTCGGGGCCACCGCTATGAGCCTCGCCCGCTGCACCACTCTGATCCTCGTTACCAACACCGTTTCAGCACGGCAGTGGAAAGAGGAACTCGTTCGTCGCACCTCCCTCGCCCCCGACGACATCGGTGAATACTCCGGGTCGCGCAAACAAGTGCGCCCGGTAACAATCGCCACCTATCAGGTCATCACCACCAAACGTCACGGAGTGCACCCACACCTAGAACTCTTCGAAGCCCGCGACTGGGGCCTAGTGATATATGACGAGGTACACCTGCTGCCGGCCCCGGTCTTCCGAATGACGGCTGACCTGCAAGCGCGTCGTCGTCTCGGCCTGACAGCCACCCTAGTGCGTGAGGACGGACACGAGGACGATGTCTTCACCCTCATCGGCCCGAAACGCTACGACGCTCCGTGGAAGGAAATCGAAGCCCAAGGATGGATCGCACCTGCTGATTGCGTCGAGGTGCGGGTGAGCTTGTCGGAGTCTGACCGGATGGCCTGCGCGATGGCCGAGCCTGACGTCCGCTACCGGATGGCCGCAACCCTCCCCATTAAAAACAAGGTCGTGAGAGACCTGGTCGAGCGTCATCGTGGACAGCCCACCCTTGTCATCGGCCAATACGTTGACCAGTTGGAGGAGCTGGCCGCGGAATTGAAGTGCCCGATTATCACCGGTTCAACGACGCCGACTCGCCGTCAGGAGATCTACCAGGACTTCCGGGAGGGGCAGATCGACCTGCTCGTAGTCTCTAAGGTCGCCAACTTCTCCATTGACCTACCAAGCGCGGAGGTCGCCATCCAGGTCTCGGGAGCATTTGGATCGCGTCAAGAAGAGGCCCAGCGTTTGGGCCGTCTACTGCGTCCCAAAGAGGGCCTGGTGGCCCGTTTCTATGCGGTCGTCTCGCGCGATACCGTTGATACAGACTTTGCCAGCCATCGTCAGCGATTCCTGGCCGAGCAGGGATACTCGTACCGCATCATTGATGCAGACGATCTGGACGCATTGGACCGAACGGCGTGA
- a CDS encoding helicase-associated domain-containing protein, producing MSPSEEPTTLASTIRNLDAQSLSRLLTLRPDLANPTPRDLTEVSSRASTHASIIAAISSLDRWRLSLLTALAALGDLRFTELAEALCQGWPIKPEAIQADVADGISDLLNMALVLEDSGQLHVIQIVTAHLSGYPAGLAPASVLPMNPNEVAEKLAAAGSKARSVLERLVWSPTGHVPNARRAVTPATATTPVETALAHRLLRPLSDDTVILPREVSLMLRGNRLFAEQPSPTPPPWSEPHQTNLVNRAGLGTALEAVSAMSALLEAMERHNCALLASGGIAKRDARIVLSRVAPGDDGWVYLALAAAGGLIGADGRSWLPTPLADRWRTDSLWGQWVSLREAWRHIPQLPGNLGNALGASAPATAQAWRRLIHRELHSAEPGTPIETKVIANRIRWRQPGTTVDDSLVEAVLDECRVLGMVALDARTDLVDARTCADMPERTDEVILQSDLTAVAPGPLTPDTAADLALLADRESTGIAGVRRFNRSSLRRALDAGWTGERVRQWWAEHSLGDVPQSLLVLLNDVVRDHGRVSVAAAGALLEVDDPATVEAILRSSLTTDVGLRRVGPQVLVAQAEPDQVLAGLRQLGMSPVARDAHGDVFSAPPPPRAKVDVPASSAPQADPEELAASLLDKRGRGFSDRRQLIAQLHQAQQDGTWMYIERVVDDGTSVRQTVRIMAATAGAVRCVIRGGGGVTIVPVSRITSCQPV from the coding sequence ATGAGCCCGTCCGAGGAGCCAACAACCCTTGCCTCCACTATCCGAAATCTCGATGCGCAGAGTCTGTCGCGGCTGTTAACCCTGCGTCCCGACTTAGCCAATCCCACCCCGAGGGATTTGACTGAGGTGTCTTCGCGCGCGAGCACCCACGCATCCATCATTGCGGCGATCTCCAGCCTCGATCGTTGGCGGTTGAGTCTTCTGACCGCACTAGCTGCCCTAGGGGATCTCCGCTTCACCGAGCTTGCTGAGGCGTTGTGTCAGGGGTGGCCGATTAAACCTGAAGCCATCCAGGCCGACGTCGCCGACGGCATCTCTGACCTACTTAATATGGCCCTAGTCCTGGAAGATTCCGGACAGCTGCACGTCATCCAGATCGTCACCGCTCATCTGTCCGGATATCCCGCCGGACTTGCACCAGCGTCCGTCCTGCCCATGAATCCCAACGAGGTCGCCGAAAAGTTGGCGGCGGCTGGCTCCAAAGCTCGATCCGTACTCGAACGTCTGGTGTGGTCCCCCACTGGGCACGTCCCCAATGCTCGTCGCGCCGTTACTCCCGCCACAGCCACCACCCCCGTCGAGACCGCTCTAGCCCATCGGCTATTGCGTCCCCTTAGCGACGACACCGTCATCTTGCCCCGAGAGGTGTCTCTCATGCTGCGCGGGAACCGCCTCTTCGCCGAACAGCCCAGCCCTACCCCACCGCCATGGTCCGAACCACATCAGACCAACTTGGTGAACCGGGCCGGACTCGGAACTGCCCTCGAAGCCGTCAGCGCAATGTCTGCTTTGTTGGAGGCAATGGAGCGTCACAACTGCGCTTTGCTGGCCAGCGGTGGCATTGCCAAGCGGGATGCACGCATCGTGCTGTCTCGGGTGGCACCCGGAGACGACGGATGGGTTTACCTCGCCCTGGCTGCCGCAGGCGGTCTCATCGGGGCTGACGGACGCAGCTGGCTCCCTACTCCCCTGGCCGACCGATGGCGTACCGACTCGCTGTGGGGGCAATGGGTGAGCCTGAGAGAAGCGTGGCGACACATTCCGCAGTTGCCCGGTAACCTCGGCAACGCTCTCGGCGCCTCAGCACCCGCAACCGCTCAAGCATGGCGTCGCCTGATACACCGGGAACTACACAGTGCCGAGCCGGGCACTCCGATCGAGACCAAAGTCATCGCGAATCGGATCCGGTGGCGTCAGCCGGGCACCACCGTCGACGACTCTTTGGTGGAGGCTGTCCTGGATGAGTGCAGAGTGCTCGGGATGGTCGCACTAGACGCGCGCACTGACCTCGTCGATGCACGCACCTGTGCCGACATGCCGGAACGCACCGACGAGGTGATTCTGCAATCTGACCTCACCGCGGTCGCTCCCGGCCCACTTACCCCCGACACCGCTGCCGACCTCGCCCTACTTGCCGACCGTGAGTCCACCGGGATCGCCGGTGTCAGGCGATTCAACCGCTCTAGCCTGCGTCGTGCCCTCGATGCCGGGTGGACCGGTGAGCGAGTGCGCCAATGGTGGGCCGAACACTCCCTCGGGGATGTTCCGCAAAGCCTCCTAGTACTCCTCAATGACGTCGTGCGTGACCACGGTCGGGTGTCGGTAGCGGCCGCTGGAGCGCTCCTAGAAGTCGACGATCCAGCCACCGTCGAGGCGATTCTGCGTAGCTCACTAACCACCGATGTTGGACTGCGCCGCGTCGGACCCCAAGTGTTGGTTGCCCAAGCCGAACCCGACCAAGTGCTGGCAGGTCTGCGTCAGTTGGGAATGTCCCCGGTAGCTCGCGACGCCCACGGTGACGTGTTCTCTGCGCCCCCGCCCCCGCGAGCCAAGGTGGACGTACCGGCATCATCCGCCCCCCAGGCCGACCCCGAGGAGCTGGCTGCTTCATTGTTGGACAAGAGGGGACGCGGATTTTCCGATCGGCGGCAACTGATCGCCCAGCTCCACCAAGCTCAGCAAGATGGCACCTGGATGTACATCGAACGGGTCGTTGATGACGGCACGTCAGTGCGTCAAACAGTGCGGATTATGGCCGCGACCGCCGGTGCGGTGCGCTGTGTCATCCGGGGCGGTGGCGGGGTGACCATCGTGCCGGTCTCGCGAATCACGTCCTGCCAGCCTGTCTGA
- the nagB gene encoding glucosamine-6-phosphate deaminase, whose translation MEVIICSDEQAVGRIAADRIAKVLGRAKAPVLGVATGSTPLTTYSSLAALAAEGKADFTDLRAFALDEYIGLPADDERSYAATIRHTVTEQLGLDPANVHTPDGMADDLDAACAAYETAIQEADGVDVQILGIGANGHIGFNEPTSSLSSRTRVKTLAERTKADNARFFEEGEKVPSHCVTQGLGTIMDARNVVLLAIGANKADALAGAVEGPVSAMCPASVLQFHPHVLVIADDAAASKLTMAEYFRWTDSQRGDLSGAM comes from the coding sequence ATGGAGGTCATCATCTGCTCGGATGAGCAGGCCGTCGGGCGGATCGCCGCCGACCGGATTGCAAAGGTTTTGGGCCGGGCCAAGGCTCCGGTGTTGGGAGTCGCGACTGGATCGACCCCGCTGACGACCTACTCTTCCCTGGCTGCTCTGGCAGCCGAGGGTAAGGCTGACTTTACTGATCTGCGCGCCTTTGCCCTTGACGAATACATTGGGCTTCCTGCAGACGATGAGCGCTCCTACGCAGCTACCATCCGCCACACCGTCACCGAACAGCTGGGACTCGATCCGGCCAACGTCCACACCCCCGACGGCATGGCCGATGACCTCGATGCTGCCTGCGCCGCATACGAGACAGCCATCCAGGAGGCTGATGGCGTCGATGTTCAGATCCTTGGCATTGGGGCAAATGGACATATTGGTTTCAATGAGCCCACCAGTTCGCTGTCTTCGCGCACTCGCGTCAAGACCCTTGCGGAGCGCACAAAGGCTGACAATGCCCGCTTCTTTGAGGAGGGGGAGAAGGTCCCGAGTCACTGCGTCACCCAGGGGCTCGGTACCATCATGGACGCTCGCAATGTTGTGCTGTTGGCCATCGGAGCCAACAAGGCTGACGCGCTGGCAGGGGCTGTCGAGGGGCCTGTTTCGGCGATGTGCCCGGCGTCGGTGCTGCAGTTCCACCCCCATGTTTTGGTGATTGCGGACGATGCTGCAGCCTCGAAGCTCACCATGGCTGAGTACTTCCGATGGACAGATTCCCAGCGAGGTGACCTCTCCGGAGCGATGTGA